In Algihabitans albus, the following are encoded in one genomic region:
- a CDS encoding 4Fe-4S binding protein: protein MRLGAKRLLVCDCESTMPLDSDKLTKACKALGGEGELQLNTQLCRNQLGNFQQAVLGQEPLLIACTQEAPLFDEVAAEDNPQAQLGFLNIRETAGWSEEAGAATPKIAALLAEAALDLQPAPTVSFASEGTCLVYGRDSQALEAAQQLKTKLDVTVLLMPEADSVMPPRVMDLPVFRGRITSAQGHLGAFAINVDGYAAAKPSSRLELAFEAPRDNAYSECDLILDLTGEAPLFTGHERRDGYLRPDPGNPAAVQKAIFEISELTGEFEKPRYVKYDANICAHSRSRKTGCTRCLDVCPTGAITPAGDQVEIDPHICGGCGMCASVCPTGAATYQLPAGNSLFERLRSLLEAYHKAGGTNATLLLHDGRHGEEMISLMARGGRGLPPQVIPFPLNEVTLVGVDFFAMAFAYGATRIALLIGPDKRGELEGLAGQIALAETVMDGLGYGGGRIDLLDEADPDKVEARLWELESRSQPEPGGFLPMGGKRTRSMLALRHLHGKAPQTDHGGPPDLLPLPKGAPFGRVKVDTDGCTMCLACVSACPTGALQDDPDRPWLGFSEEACVQCGLCANTCPESVITLEPRLNFSEEARAAVKLNETEPFNCIRCGKPFGVKHTIDRITDQLAGKHWMFGSSDTVERIMMCDDCRVVVHFEQPNPMAGPERPAIRTTDDYFREREIEEARAKVRAERDQEGDDSV from the coding sequence ATGCGCCTCGGCGCCAAGCGACTGCTTGTCTGCGACTGCGAGTCCACAATGCCCCTGGACAGCGACAAGCTGACCAAGGCCTGCAAGGCGCTTGGCGGCGAGGGCGAACTCCAGCTCAATACGCAGCTCTGCCGCAACCAGCTCGGCAACTTTCAGCAGGCGGTCCTCGGGCAGGAACCGCTGCTGATCGCCTGCACCCAGGAGGCCCCGCTGTTCGACGAGGTCGCCGCAGAGGACAACCCTCAAGCCCAGCTCGGCTTTCTCAACATCCGCGAGACGGCCGGCTGGTCCGAAGAAGCCGGGGCTGCGACACCGAAGATCGCCGCTCTGCTGGCCGAAGCCGCACTTGACCTGCAGCCGGCCCCGACCGTGTCCTTCGCGTCGGAGGGCACCTGCCTCGTCTACGGACGGGACAGTCAGGCGCTGGAGGCCGCGCAGCAGCTCAAGACGAAGCTGGACGTGACCGTACTCCTGATGCCTGAGGCTGACTCCGTCATGCCGCCGCGGGTCATGGATCTGCCGGTCTTTCGGGGCCGGATCACCAGCGCGCAGGGTCATCTCGGCGCCTTCGCCATCAACGTCGACGGCTATGCCGCAGCCAAGCCGTCGTCGCGGCTGGAGTTGGCGTTCGAGGCGCCGCGCGACAATGCCTACTCCGAATGCGATCTGATCCTCGATCTGACGGGCGAGGCGCCGCTCTTCACCGGTCACGAACGGCGCGACGGCTATCTGCGTCCCGACCCGGGCAATCCCGCCGCGGTGCAGAAGGCGATCTTCGAGATCAGCGAGCTGACCGGCGAGTTCGAGAAGCCCCGCTACGTCAAGTACGACGCCAACATCTGCGCCCACAGCCGCAGCCGCAAGACGGGCTGCACCCGCTGTCTCGATGTCTGCCCGACCGGCGCCATCACGCCCGCAGGCGACCAGGTGGAGATCGACCCGCACATCTGCGGCGGGTGCGGCATGTGCGCCAGCGTCTGTCCGACGGGCGCAGCGACCTATCAGTTGCCGGCCGGCAACTCTCTGTTCGAGCGGCTGCGAAGCCTGCTGGAGGCTTACCACAAGGCGGGGGGCACAAACGCAACCCTGCTGCTGCACGATGGCCGGCACGGAGAGGAGATGATCTCCCTGATGGCACGCGGCGGCCGCGGCTTGCCACCTCAGGTCATCCCCTTCCCACTGAACGAAGTGACGCTGGTCGGTGTCGACTTCTTCGCCATGGCCTTTGCCTACGGGGCGACCCGGATCGCCCTCCTGATCGGGCCGGACAAGCGCGGCGAGTTGGAAGGGCTGGCCGGTCAGATCGCTCTGGCCGAGACAGTGATGGACGGCCTGGGGTACGGCGGCGGCCGCATCGACCTGCTGGACGAAGCGGATCCCGACAAGGTGGAAGCGCGGTTGTGGGAGCTTGAAAGCCGCAGCCAGCCGGAGCCGGGCGGCTTCCTTCCGATGGGCGGCAAACGGACACGCTCCATGCTGGCGCTGCGCCACCTCCATGGCAAAGCCCCCCAGACCGACCACGGCGGGCCGCCCGACCTCCTGCCGCTTCCCAAGGGCGCTCCCTTCGGCCGGGTCAAGGTCGACACCGACGGCTGCACCATGTGTCTGGCCTGCGTCTCGGCCTGCCCGACCGGCGCGCTGCAGGACGATCCCGACAGGCCTTGGCTCGGCTTCAGCGAGGAGGCCTGCGTTCAATGCGGCCTCTGCGCCAACACCTGCCCGGAGAGCGTTATCACGCTCGAACCCCGCCTCAACTTCTCCGAGGAGGCGCGCGCTGCCGTCAAGCTGAACGAGACGGAGCCCTTCAACTGCATCCGCTGCGGCAAACCTTTCGGCGTCAAGCACACGATCGATCGCATCACCGATCAGCTCGCCGGCAAGCATTGGATGTTCGGCTCCAGCGATACCGTCGAACGGATCATGATGTGCGACGACTGCCGCGTCGTGGTGCACTTCGAGCAACCCAATCCGATGGCGGGACCGGAGCGCCCGGCGATCCGCACGACGGACGACTACTTCCGCGAACGCGAGATCGAGGAGGCCCGCGCCAAGGTGCGCGCCGAGCGCGATCAGGAGGGCGACGATTCGGTATGA
- a CDS encoding C40 family peptidase produces the protein MSDLDRRLHALRDDLADLRLQGRVEAIRFVEGRPAAVAVGTAGLRRSPGGRLDSQLLLGEPLLVFEERDGWAWLQSEADGYVGYVETPALAPRGPAATHRVATRSTLLFPEPDIKAPILEVLTLTTTVAVTGREKRFAVTPQGYIWADHLISLGETLPDYVETALTFLHTPYLWGGKSAAGVDCSGLIQLSLTAAGVACPRDTDMQEACAELGTSIDPEAPLRRGDLVFWKGHVAIALDAETVVNATAHYLSTVIEPLAVLDSRARADSPEGITTVRRPSI, from the coding sequence ATGAGCGACCTCGACCGCCGCCTCCATGCTCTGCGCGACGACCTGGCGGACCTGCGGCTGCAGGGACGGGTCGAAGCGATCCGGTTCGTCGAAGGCCGCCCGGCAGCCGTCGCCGTCGGCACGGCGGGGCTGCGGCGCAGTCCCGGCGGACGGCTCGACAGCCAACTGCTGCTCGGCGAACCGCTGCTGGTCTTCGAGGAACGAGACGGCTGGGCCTGGCTGCAGTCGGAGGCCGACGGCTATGTGGGCTACGTCGAAACCCCGGCGCTTGCACCACGCGGCCCCGCAGCCACTCACAGGGTGGCGACCCGCTCGACATTGCTGTTTCCAGAGCCGGACATCAAAGCGCCGATCCTGGAGGTTCTGACGCTCACCACGACCGTCGCCGTCACCGGCCGCGAGAAGCGCTTCGCCGTCACGCCGCAGGGCTACATTTGGGCCGATCATCTGATCTCCCTCGGCGAAACGCTGCCCGACTACGTCGAGACCGCGCTGACCTTTCTCCACACGCCCTACCTCTGGGGCGGCAAGTCGGCCGCCGGCGTGGACTGCTCGGGATTGATACAACTGTCTCTGACGGCTGCGGGCGTCGCCTGCCCGCGCGATACGGACATGCAGGAAGCCTGCGCGGAGTTGGGCACCTCGATCGATCCGGAAGCGCCGCTGCGGCGCGGCGACCTGGTTTTCTGGAAGGGTCACGTCGCGATCGCGCTCGACGCCGAGACGGTGGTCAACGCCACCGCGCATTATCTCTCGACGGTGATCGAGCCGCTGGCGGTGCTGGACTCCCGCGCCCGTGCCGACAGTCCCGAAGGCATCACGACCGTCCGTCGCCCTTCTATCTGA